Proteins found in one Plasmodium sp. gorilla clade G2 genome assembly, chromosome: 14 genomic segment:
- a CDS encoding bromodomain protein, putative, producing MNISKIKYDEIEEVKSKNEVLTNLLNKLIAFDKKRIFLYPVNVQLVPDYLNVIKEPMDFTTMKQKLQNFKYKSFQEFENDILLIINNCYTYNDPSTIYYKFAEDMDTYYKKLNIKMQTKYMNIHLFYHKDDKEALNIIQYNATLSTTMKRNSLKENKKIEKPRKSGRVGRPSKIDKHFHKQKLDNNQKEYNKKGALKKNHDNKRKQASNQKHNKNLMNDKEFNNNNMNISNFMFAHQYIGTLEHILDEEQFHSFLKKLLNCNEKSEDVFYLLINALLDQKSKMPLLSNYTNISKSLYQIFIEDSICYDYNLKNDSLLDNNNHEKYNDPISLNTKQKEYSFDTLKNDSTYYKSSKIMFEYEQNGDINNKSSPNKSTIQNLHINNNNNNNNNIEQLQLNNNTQHSNEGLDIKEKREDPNLEDTHNHLIENGIVDEFKNIIDKKNKESKEIITCNIDEDEMTMNLLNYKKSVENFIGDYNLDTFINIFPNIHNILDNTESKILHYSPFNDLRMFGLDIQDFDDFNKNIVYNNDFLLGIGRFHIKNILSLDKNLSKILFNEQNDSQFSNKLKTYLLNNKHKKEQKKLINKNDTNMIIEENIQTNHNNNDAKIDGVSNIYDSLNINQDNTYNNNNNNNDNNNIQVNGDSIDNVISDSKNIINNNISNMEQFSGCLSDSTFSDSSSDGENINMQNFLNTYNSFDKEFLYNNKINVLANYINNDDFKFIK from the coding sequence atgaatataagcaaaataaaatatgacgAGATAGAAGAAGTTAAGAGCAAGAATGAAGTACTcacaaatttattaaataagcTAATAGCTTTTGACAAGAAAaggatatttttatatcctgTGAATGTACAATTAGTACCTGATTATTTGAATGTCATAAAAGAACCTATGGATTTTACTACAATGAAACAGAAACTACagaattttaaatataaaagttttCAAGAGTTTGAAAAtgatattcttttaattattaataattgttATACTTATAATGATCCAagtacaatatattataaatttgcTGAAGATATGGATacgtattataaaaaattaaatattaaaatgcaaacaaaatatatgaacatacatttattttatcataaagatgataaagaagctttaaatattatacaatataatGCAACCTTAAGTACTACTATGAAAAGAAATTccttaaaagaaaataaaaaaatcgaAAAACCAAGAAAATCTGGAAGGGTTGGTAGACCATCTAAAATAGATAAACATTTTCATAAACAGAAATTAGATAATAatcaaaaagaatataataaaaaaggtgctttaaaaaaaaatcatgataataaaagaaagcAAGCATCAAATcaaaaacataataaaaatttgatgaatgataaagaatttaataacaataatatgaatattagtAATTTTATGTTTGCTCATCAATACATAGGTACTTTAGAACATATATTAGATGAAGAACAGtttcattcttttttaaaaaaattattaaattgtaATGAAAAGTCAGAAgatgttttttatttattaataaatgcaTTATTAGATCAAAAAAGTAAAATGCCACTTCTTTCTAATTACACAAATATAAGTAAATCATTATATCAAATATTTATTGAAGATTCTATATGTTATGATTATAACCTTAAAAATGATTCTttattagataataataaccaTGAAAAGTATAATGATCCAATATCCTTAAAtacaaaacaaaaagaatattCATTTGATACACTCAAAAATGATTcaacatattataaaagttCAAAGATTATGTTCGAATATGAACAAAATGGtgacataaataataagagTTCACCTAATAAAAGTACAATCCAAAATttgcatataaataataacaacaataataataataatatagaacaaCTACaacttaataataatactcaACATTCCAATGAAGGATTggatattaaagaaaaaagagaAGACCCCAATCTCGAAGATACACATAACCATTTAATTGAAAACGGCATAGTTgatgaatttaaaaatattattgataaaaaaaataaagagtccaaagaaattataacatGTAATATTGATGAGGATGAAATGACCATgaatcttttaaattataaaaagagtGTAGAAAATTTTATCGGAGATTATAATTTAGatacatttattaatatattcccaaatatacataatatattagataaTACAGAATCTAAAATTTTACATTATTCTCCCTTTAATGATTTAAGAATGTTCGGATTAGATATACAAGATTTTGatgattttaataaaaacattgtatataataatgatttcTTATTAGGCATAGGAAGAttccatataaaaaatatattatcattagaCAAAAATCTATccaaaattttatttaatgaacaaaatgatTCACAATTTTCtaacaaattaaaaacatatttattaaataataaacataaaaaagaacaaaagaaattaattaataaaaatgataccAATATGATCATAGAAGAAAACATACAAacaaatcataataataatgatgctAAAATAGATGGTGtgtcaaatatatatgattccTTAAACATAAATCAAGATaacacatataataataataataataataatgataataataatattcaagTAAATGGAGATTCTATAGATAATGTTATAAGTGATtccaaaaatattataaataataatatatctaatatgGAACAATTTTCAGGTTGTTTAAGTGACAGCACTTTTAGTGATTCATCATCAGATggagaaaatataaatatgcagaactttttaaatacatacaATTCCTTTGATAaggaatttttatataataacaaaattaaTGTTTTagcaaattatataaataatgatgattttaaatttattaaataa
- a CDS encoding tubulin epsilon chain, putative, with protein sequence MVREIIFLHVGQCGNQLGHEFWSVAIKEQLNKKLNDKKECLNRNIFLNDSMSSFFFEELNGKSDCSPKENLKARAILIDTETGVANEIMKSVISPYIDENNIFTQQSGAGNNWSQGYMYYGKMYENIIDNIIRRNVEKCDSLQSFYITSSLGGGTGSGLGSYILEMLSDTFRQIKFSNCVFPSVCDDVITSPYNSFFALTKIHEFSNCVLPVSNDALLNILNSKKLREFDKNIKNNNINNINDKNVPIVKNDYSKMNNIVANVILNLTSSMRFEGSLNVDINEICTNLIPYPFFNFLLSSLSPCIESESIRTFDHLFKNVLSHNNQMLIANPKDGLSLSMAFLVRGNINISDVTKNVLLIKNNLNILKYNKDATKIGICNVSPLNQPYSLLCLINSCEIRNTFLQILERFNKLFKRKAHLHHYLEYLSMDDILEFKEKIQNLIFEYSYIQKNLFCSPKFLNKKAINMLGYDICEQCDDNITKNDNIDLDITVCPYYLKSKMKKFDKTVNWFDFKNKPII encoded by the coding sequence atgGTTAgagaaataatatttttgcatGTGGGACAATGTGGGAATCAATTAGGACATGAGTTTTGGTCTGTTGCCATAAAAGaacaattaaataaaaaactgAATGATAAGAAAGAATGCTtgaatagaaatatatttttaaacgaTTCCAtgtcttcttttttttttgaagaatTAAATGGAAAAAGTGATTGTAGTCCTAAAGAGAATTTAAAAGCTCGTGCTATATTGATAGATACGGAAACAGGAGTAGCAAATGAAATTATGAAAAGTGTTATTTCTCCTTatattgatgaaaataatatttttacacaGCAATCAGGTGCAGGTAATAATTGGTCTCAAGGATATATGTATTATGGTAAAatgtatgaaaatattattgataatattataagaagAAATGTAGAAAAGTGTGATTCTTTAcaatcattttatattacttCATCTTTAGGAGGAGGAACAGGTTCTGGATTAGGTTCCTATATTTTAGAAATGTTATCTGATACATTTCGACAAATAAAATTTAGTAATTGTGTTTTCCCTTCAGTATGTGATGATGTTATTACATCTCCATATAATAGTTTTTTTGCTCTAACTAAAATTCATGAATTTTCTAATTGTGTATTACCAGTTTCTAATGATGCTctgttaaatattttaaatagtaaaaaattaagagaatttgacaaaaatataaaaaataacaatattaataatattaatgacaAAAATGTACCTATTGTTAAAAATGATTATTCAAAGATGAATAATATTGTTGCTaatgtaatattaaatttaactAGCTCAATGAGGTTTGAAGGTTCTTTAAATgttgatataaatgaaatatgtaCTAATTTAATACCTTATccattctttaattttttacttTCCTCTTTAAGTCCATGTATAGAATCAGAAAGTATAAGAACATTTGATCATTTGTTTAAAAATGTGTTAAGTCATAATAATCAAATGCTTATTGCTAATCCTAAAGATGGACTTAGTTTATCTATGGCATTTCTAGTAAGGggtaatataaacatatctGATGTCACCAAGAATGTTTtgttaattaaaaataatttaaatattttaaaatacaaTAAGGATGCCACAAAAATTGGCATCTGTAATGTGTCCCCTTTAAATCAACCATATAGtttattatgtttaataAATTCTTGTGAAATAAGAAATACATTTCTACAAATACTAGAaagatttaataaattatttaaaaggaAAGCTCATTTACACCATTATTTAGAATATTTATCAATGGATGATATTTTagaatttaaagaaaaaatacaaaactTAATTTTCGAATATAGTTACATAcagaaaaatttattttgttctccaaaatttttaaataaaaaagcgATCAATATGTTAGGTTATGACATATGTGAACaatgtgatgataatattactAAGAATGATAACATAGATCTAGATATTACTGTTTGtccttattatttaaaatcaaaaatgaaaaaattcgATAAAACCGTCAACTGGTttgattttaaaaataagccaatcatataa
- a CDS encoding early transcribed membrane protein 14.2, with product MKVIKVYFFLFIMVIIGLLGWGNVCNELKEKKNMLLKESPDKLLSEKRKKKLVYSVIGTLSALLGIAIFGMGINSHFKEKKKTIWDEVGKDMDSILNRTIAVGIWKTRKNCKSEIQDIEKIIPSQEEIQNVLIYQIENKNIKITDGYMKEIQNLSKYVLYNIRNSMKHYTKTLSYYS from the coding sequence atgaaagtCATAAAagtgtatttttttcttttcattatgGTAATTATTGGATTATTAGGATGGGGAAATGTATGCAacgaattaaaagaaaaaaaaaatatgctcTTAAAAGAATCTCCAGATAAATTATTAAGcgaaaaaagaaagaaaaaattggTTTACTCAGTTATAGGTACTCTAAGTGCCCTTCTTGGAATAGCTATATTTGGTATGGGTATTAATAGTCATTTtaaggaaaaaaagaaaactatTTGGGATGAAGTTGGTAAGGATATGGATAGTATTTTAAATAGAACTATAGCAGTTGGAATATGGAAAACTAGAAAAAATTGCAAAAGCGAAATTCAagatattgaaaaaataataccaTCTCAAGAAGAAATAcaaaatgtattaatatatcaaatagaaaataaaaatataaaaattacagATGGTTATATGAAAGAAATACAAAATTTGagtaaatatgtattatataatataagaaattcTATGAAACATTATACTAAAACTTTATCctattattcataa
- a CDS encoding lysophospholipase,putative, with protein MMVENEVSPETKLQTQDYVDGAPQIDSFYNKEGLLIRTYSWIVKNAIGILILIHGLNSHMRLQYLRQNAEIVSNDKAILKDENNYYVYKDSWIENLNNNGYSVYGLDLQGHGESEGWENLKTNIKEFDDLVYDVIQYLNKIQDIVCLESGEYCRIREEENMMMESYVNREKKIPIYIMGISMGGNIVLRLLELLGKSKDLNNNLHINGCITLSSMISIDKLVSTNSFKYKHIYLPLTKFLSTHFPKRRLIKRFKFSKHPYVNDLILFDKIRFHKWITCRFGYEIIKAIDNLKIDMEYIPRDIPILFIHSKDDCVCYYTGVENFYREMINYRKEFITLYDMDHMITMEPGNEYVIGKIIEWLLKL; from the coding sequence ATGATGGTTGAAAATGAAGTATCACCAGAAACAAAGTTACAGACACAAGATTATGTAGATGGGGCTCCTCAAATTGATTCATTTTATAACAAAGAAGGTTTACTAATTAGGACATATTCTTGGATAGTTAAGAATGCAATAGGTATTTTGATATTGATTCATGGTTTGAATTCTCATATGAGATTACAATATTTAAGACAGAATGCTGAAATAGTGAGTAATGATAAAGCtatattaaaagatgaaaataattattatgtatataaagaCAGTTGGATAgagaatttaaataataatggatATTCAGTATATGGATTGGATTTACAAGGTCATGGAGAATCTGAAGGATGGGAAAATTTAAAAactaatataaaagaatttgATGATTTAGTATATGATGTTATACAATATTTGAATAAAATTCAAGATATAGTATGTTTAGAAAGTGGTGAATATTGTAGAATaagagaagaagaaaatatgatGATGGAATCCTATGTGAACAGAGAAAAAAAGATACCAATATATATCATGGGAATATCAATGGGTGGAAATATTGTTTTAAGGCTATTAGAATTATTAGGTAAATCAAAAGatcttaataataatttacatatTAATGGATGTATTACATTATCAAGTATGATATCAATTGATAAGTTAGTTTCAAcaaattcttttaaatataagcatatatatttaccttTGACCAAATTTTTATCAACTCATTTTCCGAAAAGAAGACTTATAAAAAGATTTAAATTTTCAAAACATCCTTATGTAAATGatcttatattatttgataaaatCAGATTTCACAAATGGATAACATGTAGATTTggatatgaaataataaaagctatcgataatttaaaaatagatATGGAATATATACCAAGGGATATtcctatattatttattcattctaAAGATGATTGTGTCTGCTACTATACAGGAGTAGAAAACTTTTATAGGGAAATGATTAATTATCGTAAGGAATTCATTACCTTATATGATATGGATCACATGATAACAATGGAACCTGGAAACGAGTATGTTATAGGTAAAATAATTGAATGGCTTTTAAAATTGTAA